A single Macaca mulatta isolate MMU2019108-1 chromosome 15, T2T-MMU8v2.0, whole genome shotgun sequence DNA region contains:
- the CLTA gene encoding clathrin light chain A isoform X7, translated as MAELDPFGAPAGAPGGPALGNGVAGAGEEDPAAAFLAQQESEIAGIENDEAFAILDGGAPGPQPHGEPPGGPDANSRKQEAEWKEKAIKELEEWYARQDEQLQKTKANNRVADEAFYKQPFADVIGYVTNINHPCYSLEQAAEEAFVNDIDESSPGTEWERVARLCDFNPKSSKQAKDVSRMRSVLISLKQAPLVH; from the exons ATGGCTGAGCTGGATCCATTCGGCGCCCCTGCTGGCGCCCCTGGCGGTCCCGCGCTGGGGAACGGAGTGGCCGGCGCCGGCGAAGAAGACCCGGCCGCGGCCTTCTTGGCGCAGCAGGAGAGCGAAATTGCGGGCATCGAGAACGACGAGGCCTTCGCCATCCTGGACGGCGGCGCCCCCGGGCCCCAGCCGCACGGCGAGCCGCCGGGGGGTCCGG ATGCCAATTCTCGGAAGCAAGAAGCAGAGTGGAAAGAGAAGGCAATAAAGGAGCTAGAAGAGTGGTATGCAAGACAGGACGAGCAGCTACAGAAGACAAAAGCAAACAACAG GGTGGCAGATGAAGCTTTCTACAAACAACCCTTCGCTGACGTGATTGGTTATGT CACAAACATAAACCATCCTTGCTACAGCCTAGAACA GGCAGCAGAAGAAGCCTTTGTAAATGACATTGACGAGTCATCCCCAGGCACTGAGTGGGAACGGGTGGCCCGGCTGTGTGACTTTAACCCCAAGTCTAGCAAGCAGGCCAAAGACGTCTCCCGCATGCGTTCAGTCCTCATCTCCCTCAAGCAGGCCCCGCTGGTGCACTGA
- the CLTA gene encoding clathrin light chain A isoform X1, whose translation MERLEALDANSRKQEAEWKEKAIKELEEWYARQDEQLQKTKANNRAAEEAFVNDIDESSPGTEWERVARLCDFNPKSSKQAKDVSRMRSVLISLKQAPLVH comes from the exons ATGGAACGCTTGGAAGCCCTTG ATGCCAATTCTCGGAAGCAAGAAGCAGAGTGGAAAGAGAAGGCAATAAAGGAGCTAGAAGAGTGGTATGCAAGACAGGACGAGCAGCTACAGAAGACAAAAGCAAACAACAG GGCAGCAGAAGAAGCCTTTGTAAATGACATTGACGAGTCATCCCCAGGCACTGAGTGGGAACGGGTGGCCCGGCTGTGTGACTTTAACCCCAAGTCTAGCAAGCAGGCCAAAGACGTCTCCCGCATGCGTTCAGTCCTCATCTCCCTCAAGCAGGCCCCGCTGGTGCACTGA
- the CLTA gene encoding clathrin light chain A isoform X5, with translation MAELDPFGAPAGAPGGPALGNGVAGAGEEDPAAAFLAQQESEIAGIENDEAFAILDGGAPGPQPHGEPPGGPDAVDGVMNGEYYQESNGPTDSYAAISQVDRLQSEPESIRKWREEQMERLEALDANSRKQEAEWKEKAIKELEEWYARQDEQLQKTKANNRAAEEAFVNDIDESSPGTEWERVARLCDFNPKSSKQAKDVSRMRSVLISLKQAPLVH, from the exons ATGGCTGAGCTGGATCCATTCGGCGCCCCTGCTGGCGCCCCTGGCGGTCCCGCGCTGGGGAACGGAGTGGCCGGCGCCGGCGAAGAAGACCCGGCCGCGGCCTTCTTGGCGCAGCAGGAGAGCGAAATTGCGGGCATCGAGAACGACGAGGCCTTCGCCATCCTGGACGGCGGCGCCCCCGGGCCCCAGCCGCACGGCGAGCCGCCGGGGGGTCCGG ATGCTGTTGATGGAGTAATGAATGGTGAATACTACCAG GAAAGTAATGGTCCAACAGACAGTTACGCAGCTATTTCACAAGTGGATCGATTGCAGTCAGAGCCTGAAAGTATCCGTAAATGGAGAGAAGAGCAAATGGAACGCTTGGAAGCCCTTG ATGCCAATTCTCGGAAGCAAGAAGCAGAGTGGAAAGAGAAGGCAATAAAGGAGCTAGAAGAGTGGTATGCAAGACAGGACGAGCAGCTACAGAAGACAAAAGCAAACAACAG GGCAGCAGAAGAAGCCTTTGTAAATGACATTGACGAGTCATCCCCAGGCACTGAGTGGGAACGGGTGGCCCGGCTGTGTGACTTTAACCCCAAGTCTAGCAAGCAGGCCAAAGACGTCTCCCGCATGCGTTCAGTCCTCATCTCCCTCAAGCAGGCCCCGCTGGTGCACTGA
- the CLTA gene encoding clathrin light chain A isoform X4, with protein sequence MAELDPFGAPAGAPGGPALGNGVAGAGEEDPAAAFLAQQESEIAGIENDEAFAILDGGAPGPQPHGEPPGGPDAVDGVMNGEYYQESNGPTDSYAAISQVDRLQSEPESIRKWREEQMERLEALDANSRKQEAEWKEKAIKELEEWYARQDEQLQKTKANNSTNINHPCYSLEQAAEEAFVNDIDESSPGTEWERVARLCDFNPKSSKQAKDVSRMRSVLISLKQAPLVH encoded by the exons ATGGCTGAGCTGGATCCATTCGGCGCCCCTGCTGGCGCCCCTGGCGGTCCCGCGCTGGGGAACGGAGTGGCCGGCGCCGGCGAAGAAGACCCGGCCGCGGCCTTCTTGGCGCAGCAGGAGAGCGAAATTGCGGGCATCGAGAACGACGAGGCCTTCGCCATCCTGGACGGCGGCGCCCCCGGGCCCCAGCCGCACGGCGAGCCGCCGGGGGGTCCGG ATGCTGTTGATGGAGTAATGAATGGTGAATACTACCAG GAAAGTAATGGTCCAACAGACAGTTACGCAGCTATTTCACAAGTGGATCGATTGCAGTCAGAGCCTGAAAGTATCCGTAAATGGAGAGAAGAGCAAATGGAACGCTTGGAAGCCCTTG ATGCCAATTCTCGGAAGCAAGAAGCAGAGTGGAAAGAGAAGGCAATAAAGGAGCTAGAAGAGTGGTATGCAAGACAGGACGAGCAGCTACAGAAGACAAAAGCAAACAACAG CACAAACATAAACCATCCTTGCTACAGCCTAGAACA GGCAGCAGAAGAAGCCTTTGTAAATGACATTGACGAGTCATCCCCAGGCACTGAGTGGGAACGGGTGGCCCGGCTGTGTGACTTTAACCCCAAGTCTAGCAAGCAGGCCAAAGACGTCTCCCGCATGCGTTCAGTCCTCATCTCCCTCAAGCAGGCCCCGCTGGTGCACTGA
- the CLTA gene encoding clathrin light chain A isoform X8: MAELDPFGAPAGAPGGPALGNGVAGAGEEDPAAAFLAQQESEIAGIENDEAFAILDGGAPGPQPHGEPPGGPDANSRKQEAEWKEKAIKELEEWYARQDEQLQKTKANNSTNINHPCYSLEQAAEEAFVNDIDESSPGTEWERVARLCDFNPKSSKQAKDVSRMRSVLISLKQAPLVH; the protein is encoded by the exons ATGGCTGAGCTGGATCCATTCGGCGCCCCTGCTGGCGCCCCTGGCGGTCCCGCGCTGGGGAACGGAGTGGCCGGCGCCGGCGAAGAAGACCCGGCCGCGGCCTTCTTGGCGCAGCAGGAGAGCGAAATTGCGGGCATCGAGAACGACGAGGCCTTCGCCATCCTGGACGGCGGCGCCCCCGGGCCCCAGCCGCACGGCGAGCCGCCGGGGGGTCCGG ATGCCAATTCTCGGAAGCAAGAAGCAGAGTGGAAAGAGAAGGCAATAAAGGAGCTAGAAGAGTGGTATGCAAGACAGGACGAGCAGCTACAGAAGACAAAAGCAAACAACAG CACAAACATAAACCATCCTTGCTACAGCCTAGAACA GGCAGCAGAAGAAGCCTTTGTAAATGACATTGACGAGTCATCCCCAGGCACTGAGTGGGAACGGGTGGCCCGGCTGTGTGACTTTAACCCCAAGTCTAGCAAGCAGGCCAAAGACGTCTCCCGCATGCGTTCAGTCCTCATCTCCCTCAAGCAGGCCCCGCTGGTGCACTGA
- the CLTA gene encoding clathrin light chain A isoform X10: protein MAELDPFGAPAGAPGGPALGNGVAGAGEEDPAAAFLAQQESEIAGIENDEAFAILDGGAPGPQPHGEPPGGPDANSRKQEAEWKEKAIKELEEWYARQDEQLQKTKANNRAAEEAFVNDIDESSPGTEWERVARLCDFNPKSSKQAKDVSRMRSVLISLKQAPLVH, encoded by the exons ATGGCTGAGCTGGATCCATTCGGCGCCCCTGCTGGCGCCCCTGGCGGTCCCGCGCTGGGGAACGGAGTGGCCGGCGCCGGCGAAGAAGACCCGGCCGCGGCCTTCTTGGCGCAGCAGGAGAGCGAAATTGCGGGCATCGAGAACGACGAGGCCTTCGCCATCCTGGACGGCGGCGCCCCCGGGCCCCAGCCGCACGGCGAGCCGCCGGGGGGTCCGG ATGCCAATTCTCGGAAGCAAGAAGCAGAGTGGAAAGAGAAGGCAATAAAGGAGCTAGAAGAGTGGTATGCAAGACAGGACGAGCAGCTACAGAAGACAAAAGCAAACAACAG GGCAGCAGAAGAAGCCTTTGTAAATGACATTGACGAGTCATCCCCAGGCACTGAGTGGGAACGGGTGGCCCGGCTGTGTGACTTTAACCCCAAGTCTAGCAAGCAGGCCAAAGACGTCTCCCGCATGCGTTCAGTCCTCATCTCCCTCAAGCAGGCCCCGCTGGTGCACTGA
- the CLTA gene encoding clathrin light chain A isoform X3: MAELDPFGAPAGAPGGPALGNGVAGAGEEDPAAAFLAQQESEIAGIENDEAFAILDGGAPGPQPHGEPPGGPDAVDGVMNGEYYQESNGPTDSYAAISQVDRLQSEPESIRKWREEQMERLEALDANSRKQEAEWKEKAIKELEEWYARQDEQLQKTKANNRVADEAFYKQPFADVIGYVAAEEAFVNDIDESSPGTEWERVARLCDFNPKSSKQAKDVSRMRSVLISLKQAPLVH, encoded by the exons ATGGCTGAGCTGGATCCATTCGGCGCCCCTGCTGGCGCCCCTGGCGGTCCCGCGCTGGGGAACGGAGTGGCCGGCGCCGGCGAAGAAGACCCGGCCGCGGCCTTCTTGGCGCAGCAGGAGAGCGAAATTGCGGGCATCGAGAACGACGAGGCCTTCGCCATCCTGGACGGCGGCGCCCCCGGGCCCCAGCCGCACGGCGAGCCGCCGGGGGGTCCGG ATGCTGTTGATGGAGTAATGAATGGTGAATACTACCAG GAAAGTAATGGTCCAACAGACAGTTACGCAGCTATTTCACAAGTGGATCGATTGCAGTCAGAGCCTGAAAGTATCCGTAAATGGAGAGAAGAGCAAATGGAACGCTTGGAAGCCCTTG ATGCCAATTCTCGGAAGCAAGAAGCAGAGTGGAAAGAGAAGGCAATAAAGGAGCTAGAAGAGTGGTATGCAAGACAGGACGAGCAGCTACAGAAGACAAAAGCAAACAACAG GGTGGCAGATGAAGCTTTCTACAAACAACCCTTCGCTGACGTGATTGGTTATGT GGCAGCAGAAGAAGCCTTTGTAAATGACATTGACGAGTCATCCCCAGGCACTGAGTGGGAACGGGTGGCCCGGCTGTGTGACTTTAACCCCAAGTCTAGCAAGCAGGCCAAAGACGTCTCCCGCATGCGTTCAGTCCTCATCTCCCTCAAGCAGGCCCCGCTGGTGCACTGA
- the CLTA gene encoding clathrin light chain A isoform X2 — MAELDPFGAPAGAPGGPALGNGVAGAGEEDPAAAFLAQQESEIAGIENDEAFAILDGGAPGPQPHGEPPGGPDAVDGVMNGEYYQESNGPTDSYAAISQVDRLQSEPESIRKWREEQMERLEALDANSRKQEAEWKEKAIKELEEWYARQDEQLQKTKANNRVADEAFYKQPFADVIGYVTNINHPCYSLEQAAEEAFVNDIDESSPGTEWERVARLCDFNPKSSKQAKDVSRMRSVLISLKQAPLVH, encoded by the exons ATGGCTGAGCTGGATCCATTCGGCGCCCCTGCTGGCGCCCCTGGCGGTCCCGCGCTGGGGAACGGAGTGGCCGGCGCCGGCGAAGAAGACCCGGCCGCGGCCTTCTTGGCGCAGCAGGAGAGCGAAATTGCGGGCATCGAGAACGACGAGGCCTTCGCCATCCTGGACGGCGGCGCCCCCGGGCCCCAGCCGCACGGCGAGCCGCCGGGGGGTCCGG ATGCTGTTGATGGAGTAATGAATGGTGAATACTACCAG GAAAGTAATGGTCCAACAGACAGTTACGCAGCTATTTCACAAGTGGATCGATTGCAGTCAGAGCCTGAAAGTATCCGTAAATGGAGAGAAGAGCAAATGGAACGCTTGGAAGCCCTTG ATGCCAATTCTCGGAAGCAAGAAGCAGAGTGGAAAGAGAAGGCAATAAAGGAGCTAGAAGAGTGGTATGCAAGACAGGACGAGCAGCTACAGAAGACAAAAGCAAACAACAG GGTGGCAGATGAAGCTTTCTACAAACAACCCTTCGCTGACGTGATTGGTTATGT CACAAACATAAACCATCCTTGCTACAGCCTAGAACA GGCAGCAGAAGAAGCCTTTGTAAATGACATTGACGAGTCATCCCCAGGCACTGAGTGGGAACGGGTGGCCCGGCTGTGTGACTTTAACCCCAAGTCTAGCAAGCAGGCCAAAGACGTCTCCCGCATGCGTTCAGTCCTCATCTCCCTCAAGCAGGCCCCGCTGGTGCACTGA
- the CLTA gene encoding clathrin light chain A isoform X6 encodes MAELDPFGAPAGAPGGPALGNGVAGAGEEDPAAAFLAQQESEIAGIENDEAFAILDGGAPGPQPHGEPPGDAVDGVMNGEYYQESNGPTDSYAAISQVDRLQSEPESIRKWREEQMERLEALDANSRKQEAEWKEKAIKELEEWYARQDEQLQKTKANNRAAEEAFVNDIDESSPGTEWERVARLCDFNPKSSKQAKDVSRMRSVLISLKQAPLVH; translated from the exons ATGGCTGAGCTGGATCCATTCGGCGCCCCTGCTGGCGCCCCTGGCGGTCCCGCGCTGGGGAACGGAGTGGCCGGCGCCGGCGAAGAAGACCCGGCCGCGGCCTTCTTGGCGCAGCAGGAGAGCGAAATTGCGGGCATCGAGAACGACGAGGCCTTCGCCATCCTGGACGGCGGCGCCCCCGGGCCCCAGCCGCACGGCGAGCCGCCGGGGG ATGCTGTTGATGGAGTAATGAATGGTGAATACTACCAG GAAAGTAATGGTCCAACAGACAGTTACGCAGCTATTTCACAAGTGGATCGATTGCAGTCAGAGCCTGAAAGTATCCGTAAATGGAGAGAAGAGCAAATGGAACGCTTGGAAGCCCTTG ATGCCAATTCTCGGAAGCAAGAAGCAGAGTGGAAAGAGAAGGCAATAAAGGAGCTAGAAGAGTGGTATGCAAGACAGGACGAGCAGCTACAGAAGACAAAAGCAAACAACAG GGCAGCAGAAGAAGCCTTTGTAAATGACATTGACGAGTCATCCCCAGGCACTGAGTGGGAACGGGTGGCCCGGCTGTGTGACTTTAACCCCAAGTCTAGCAAGCAGGCCAAAGACGTCTCCCGCATGCGTTCAGTCCTCATCTCCCTCAAGCAGGCCCCGCTGGTGCACTGA
- the CLTA gene encoding clathrin light chain A isoform X11 codes for MNGEYYQESNGPTDSYAAISQVDRLQSEPESIRKWREEQMERLEALDANSRKQEAEWKEKAIKELEEWYARQDEQLQKTKANNRAAEEAFVNDIDESSPGTEWERVARLCDFNPKSSKQAKDVSRMRSVLISLKQAPLVH; via the exons ATGAATGGTGAATACTACCAG GAAAGTAATGGTCCAACAGACAGTTACGCAGCTATTTCACAAGTGGATCGATTGCAGTCAGAGCCTGAAAGTATCCGTAAATGGAGAGAAGAGCAAATGGAACGCTTGGAAGCCCTTG ATGCCAATTCTCGGAAGCAAGAAGCAGAGTGGAAAGAGAAGGCAATAAAGGAGCTAGAAGAGTGGTATGCAAGACAGGACGAGCAGCTACAGAAGACAAAAGCAAACAACAG GGCAGCAGAAGAAGCCTTTGTAAATGACATTGACGAGTCATCCCCAGGCACTGAGTGGGAACGGGTGGCCCGGCTGTGTGACTTTAACCCCAAGTCTAGCAAGCAGGCCAAAGACGTCTCCCGCATGCGTTCAGTCCTCATCTCCCTCAAGCAGGCCCCGCTGGTGCACTGA
- the CLTA gene encoding clathrin light chain A isoform X9 — MAELDPFGAPAGAPGGPALGNGVAGAGEEDPAAAFLAQQESEIAGIENDEAFAILDGGAPGPQPHGEPPGGPDAVDGVMNGEYYQESNGPTDSYAAISQVDRLQSEPESIRKWREEQMERLEALDANSRKQEAEWKEKAIKELEEWYARQDEQLQKTKANNSRRSLCK, encoded by the exons ATGGCTGAGCTGGATCCATTCGGCGCCCCTGCTGGCGCCCCTGGCGGTCCCGCGCTGGGGAACGGAGTGGCCGGCGCCGGCGAAGAAGACCCGGCCGCGGCCTTCTTGGCGCAGCAGGAGAGCGAAATTGCGGGCATCGAGAACGACGAGGCCTTCGCCATCCTGGACGGCGGCGCCCCCGGGCCCCAGCCGCACGGCGAGCCGCCGGGGGGTCCGG ATGCTGTTGATGGAGTAATGAATGGTGAATACTACCAG GAAAGTAATGGTCCAACAGACAGTTACGCAGCTATTTCACAAGTGGATCGATTGCAGTCAGAGCCTGAAAGTATCCGTAAATGGAGAGAAGAGCAAATGGAACGCTTGGAAGCCCTTG ATGCCAATTCTCGGAAGCAAGAAGCAGAGTGGAAAGAGAAGGCAATAAAGGAGCTAGAAGAGTGGTATGCAAGACAGGACGAGCAGCTACAGAAGACAAAAGCAAACAACAG CAGAAGAAGCCTTTGTAAATGA